A stretch of Dama dama isolate Ldn47 chromosome 22, ASM3311817v1, whole genome shotgun sequence DNA encodes these proteins:
- the NOL12 gene encoding nucleolar protein 12 isoform X2 translates to MVCSTWEYLTGFHKRKVERKKAAIEEIKQRLKEEQKKLREERHQEYLKMLAEREEALEEADELDRLVTAKTESVQYDHPNHTVTVTTISDLDLSGARLLGLPPPEQGAGPGPEEEASSVEKPTRALPKKSRDPLLSQRISSLTASLHAHSRKKVKRKRLRRAQDTTKKPPSATRTSKTQRRRLTGKARHSGE, encoded by the exons ATGGTGTGTAGCACATG GGAGTACCTGACAGGCTTCCACAAGAGGAAGGTGGAGCGGAAGAAGGCAGCCATTGAGGAGATCAAGCAGCGGCTGAAGGAGGAGCAGAAGAAGCTCCGAGAAGAG CGCCACCAGGAATACTTGAAGATGctggcagagagagaggaggctCTGG AGGAGGCCGACGAGCTAGACCGGCTGGTGACAGCGAAGACAGAGTCGGTGCAGTATGACCATCCCAACCACACAGTTACCGTGACCACCATCAGTGACCTGGACCTCTCAGGGGCCCGGCTGCTCGGCCTGCCCCCGCCTGAG CAAGGGGCCGGGCCTGGGCCTGAGGAGGAGGCGTCATCTGTGGAGAAGCCGACCAGAGCTTTACCCAAGAAGTCCAGAGACCCTCTGCTGTCCCAGCG GATCTCCTCTCTCACGGCCTCACTGCATGCACACAGTCGCAAAAAGGTCAAGAGGAAACGTCTTCGCCGGGCCCAGGACACCACCAAGAAGCCCCCGAGCGCCACTCGTACCAGCAAGACCCAGCGCCGCCGGCTGACAGGCAAAGCCCGGCACAGCGGGGAGTGA
- the LGALS1 gene encoding galectin-1, with protein MACGLVASNLNLKPGECLRVRGEVAADAKSFSLNLGKDDNNLCLHFNPRFDAHGDINTIVCNSKDAGAWGAEQRESAFPFQPGSVAEVCISFNQTDLTIKLPDGYEFKFPNRLNLEAINYLAAGGDFKIKCVAFE; from the exons ATGGCTTGT GGTCTGGTCGCCAGTAACCTGAATCTCAAACCTGGGGAGTGCCTCAGAGTGCGGGGCGAGGTGGCCGCAGACGCCAAGAG CTTCTCGCTGAACCTGGGCAAAGACGATAACAATCTGTGCCTGCACTTCAACCCTCGTTTCGACGCGCATGGGGACATCAACACCATTGTGTGTAATAGCAAGGACGCCGGGGCCTGGGGGGCCGAGCAGCGGGAATCTGCTTTCCCCTTCCAGCCTGGAAGTGTTGCGGAG GTATGCATCTCTTTCAACCAGACGGACCTAACCATCAAGCTGCCTGATGGGTACGAATTCAAGTTCCCCAACCGCCTCAACCTGGAGGCCATCAACTACCTGGCTGCTGGTGGTGACTTCAAGATCAAGTGTGTGGCCTTTGAGTGA
- the NOL12 gene encoding nucleolar protein 12 isoform X1, whose amino-acid sequence MGRNKKKKRDGDDRRQRLILSFDEEKRREYLTGFHKRKVERKKAAIEEIKQRLKEEQKKLREERHQEYLKMLAEREEALEEADELDRLVTAKTESVQYDHPNHTVTVTTISDLDLSGARLLGLPPPEQGAGPGPEEEASSVEKPTRALPKKSRDPLLSQRISSLTASLHAHSRKKVKRKRLRRAQDTTKKPPSATRTSKTQRRRLTGKARHSGE is encoded by the exons ATGGGCCGCAACAAGAAGAAGAAGCGAGATGGCGACGACCGGCGGCAGCGACTCATCCTGAGCTTCGATGAGGAGAAGCGGCG GGAGTACCTGACAGGCTTCCACAAGAGGAAGGTGGAGCGGAAGAAGGCAGCCATTGAGGAGATCAAGCAGCGGCTGAAGGAGGAGCAGAAGAAGCTCCGAGAAGAG CGCCACCAGGAATACTTGAAGATGctggcagagagagaggaggctCTGG AGGAGGCCGACGAGCTAGACCGGCTGGTGACAGCGAAGACAGAGTCGGTGCAGTATGACCATCCCAACCACACAGTTACCGTGACCACCATCAGTGACCTGGACCTCTCAGGGGCCCGGCTGCTCGGCCTGCCCCCGCCTGAG CAAGGGGCCGGGCCTGGGCCTGAGGAGGAGGCGTCATCTGTGGAGAAGCCGACCAGAGCTTTACCCAAGAAGTCCAGAGACCCTCTGCTGTCCCAGCG GATCTCCTCTCTCACGGCCTCACTGCATGCACACAGTCGCAAAAAGGTCAAGAGGAAACGTCTTCGCCGGGCCCAGGACACCACCAAGAAGCCCCCGAGCGCCACTCGTACCAGCAAGACCCAGCGCCGCCGGCTGACAGGCAAAGCCCGGCACAGCGGGGAGTGA
- the PDXP gene encoding chronophin, whose product MARCERLRGAALRDVVGRAQGVLFDCDGVLWNGERAVPGAPELLERLARAGKATLFVSNNSRRARPELALRFARLGFGGLSSEQLFSSALCAARLLRQRLLGPPDTQGAVFVLGGEGLRAELRAAGLSLAGDPSEDPGAAPRVRAVLVGYDEHFSFAKLSEACAHLRDPDCLLVATDRDPWHPLSDGSRTPGTGSLAAAVETASGRQALVVGKPSPYMFECITEHFSVDPGRTLMVGDRLETDILFGHRCGMTTVLTLTGVSRLEEAQAYLAAGQHDLVPHYYVESIADLMEGLED is encoded by the exons ATGGCGCGCTGCGAAAGGCTGCGCGGCGCGGCCCTGCGCGACGTGGTGGGCCGGGCGCAGGGGGTACTGTTCGACTGCGACGGGGTGCTGTGGAACGGCGAGCGCGCAGTGCCGGGCGCCCCCGAGCTGCTGGAGAGACTGGCTCGGGCTGGCAAGGCGACGCTCTTCGTAAGCAACAACAGCCGGCGCGCGCGGCCAGAGCTGGCCCTCCGCTTCGCACGTCTCGGCTTCGGGGGGCTGAGCTCCGAGCAGCTCTTCAGCTCCGCGCTGTGCGCCGCGCGCTTGCTGCGCCAGCGCCTTCTCGGACCCCCGGACACTCAGGGCGCGGTGTTCGTGCTGGGCGGTGAAGGGCTGCGGGCCGAGTTGCGCGCCGCCGGGCTGAGCCTGGCGGGGGACCCCAGCGAGGACCCGGGCGCGGCCCCGCGCGTGCGCGCCGTGCTTGTGGGCTACGACGAGCACTTCTCCTTCGCCAAGCTGAGCGAGGCCTGCGCGCACTTGCGCGACCCCGACTGCCTGCTGGTGGCCACCGACCGCGACCCGTGGCACCCGCTCAGCGACGGCAGCCGGACCCCCG GCACCGGGAGCTTGGCTGCCGCCGTGGAGACAGCCTCGGGCCGCCAGGCCCTGGTGGTGGGCAAGCCCAGCCCCTACATGTTCGAGTGCATCACAGAGCACTTCAGCGTGGACCCCGGCCGCACACTGATGGTGGGCGACCGCCTGGAGACCGACATCCTCTTTGGCCACCGCTGCGGCATGACCACCGTGCTCACACTCACGGGCGTCTCCCGCCTGGAGGAGGCCCAGGCCTACCTGGCGGCTGGCCAGCACGACCTCGTGCCCCATTACTACGTGGAGAGCATCGCGGACTTGATGGAGGGGTTGGAGGACTGA